A part of Miscanthus floridulus cultivar M001 chromosome 6, ASM1932011v1, whole genome shotgun sequence genomic DNA contains:
- the LOC136458293 gene encoding protein SODIUM POTASSIUM ROOT DEFECTIVE 3-like, which yields MASMLRWKNRYVNERLQGLSGLSCSSAASTSVVASTGRAIDRHSPHLRDPHRRLPPSLPKPPRPSSSPFSSTIDSSSSRKQQQQLYHYDDDGKDRSKKKSPAAVAGRGSSSTSSSEHRKNKKKAVQLQQVSPASSSRFLLNSSRLMMQSDDEITVVDSLPPLPSPRPYFIDDAGDDIDIFPPSHGGAVLPAVPSSPQLVAPPVDLFAEPSASGAGSSSSSSEIGGSHVVAGDNTVMVRSCSTRTGQHQVVVLRVSLHCKGCAGKVKKHISKMEGVTSFDIDIATKKVTVVGDVTPLGVLNSISKVKSAQFWPDSRSYFSTPPRASASF from the exons ATGGCTTCCATGTTGCGTTGGAAGAACAGGTACGTGAACGAGAGGCTGCAGGGCCTCTCTGGCCTGTCCTGCTCCTCCGCGGCCTCCACCTCCGTCGTCGCCTCCACTGGCCGCGCCATCGACCGCCACTCTCCGCACCTTCGTGACCCTCACCGGCGTCTTCCGCCATCCCTGCCCAAGCCACCCAGACCCAGCTCCTCCCCTTTCAGCAGTACCATAGATTCCTCCTCCTCccggaagcagcagcagcagctttacCACTACGACGACGATGGCAAAGacagaagcaagaagaagagcCCCGCAGCAGTCGCTGGTAGGGGTAGCTCGTCGACGTCGTCGTCAGAGCATAGGAAAAACAAGAAGAAGGCGGTGCAGCTGCAGCAGGTGAGCCCCGCGAGCTCGTCCAGGTTCCTGCTCAACTCCTCCCGGCTCATGATGCAGTCCGACGACGAAATCACCGTCGTCGACTCCTTGCCGCCGCTTCCGTCCCCGCGGCCCTACTTCATTGACGACGCCGGCGACGACATAGACATATTCCCACCCAGCCACGGCGGTGCCGTGTTGCCGGCTGTTCCATCCAGTCCTCAGCTCGTGGCGCCGCCGGTGGACTTGTTCGCTGAGCCGTCTGCATCAGGtgcagggtcctcctcctcctcgtcagaAATAGGAGGCAGCCATGTCGTTGCCGGTGACAACACTGTCATGGTGAGATCATGTTCCACGAGAACAGGCCAGCACCAG GTGGTGGTTTTGAGGGTATCTCTGCACTGCAAGGGGTGCGCTGGCAAGGTGAAGAAGcacatctccaagatggaag GCGTTACTTCTTTCGACATCGACATCGCGACGAAGAAGGTGACGGTGGTGGGAGATGTGACACCGCTAGGCGTCCTCAACAGCATCTCCAAAGTCAAGAGCGCCCAGTTCTGGCCAGACTCTCGCTCGTATTTCTCCACGCCGCCGCGTGCCTCCGCCTCCTTCTGA